A section of the Ensifer adhaerens genome encodes:
- the repC gene encoding plasmid replication protein RepC, translated as MQGGNVTTPFGRRSMTLGMLASQYMSRDIAPETSADKWKLFRALCEAKPRLGISERALSVMNALLSFYPETTLSEENGLIVFPSNMQLSLRAHGMAEATLRRHIAALVDAGLLSRRDSPNGKRYARKDGAGSIDEAYGFSLAPLLSRAREIEQMAAEIEMERLRLRRLRERFTICRRDIGKLIEVALDQGVRGDWQAIHEHYRSLVVSIPRVATATAIAPILEELEMLREEVSNLLEMRVKSQNLSGNPDQTERHKQNSNPESSYELEPSSRNELGAKPSKTAVPPSEPMKAFPLGMVMQACPTIADYGPGGTIGSWRDLMQAAVVVRTTLAVSPSAYEDACETMGPENAAVVMACILERAGHINSAGGYLRDLTARARRGEFSLGPVLMALLRSRGGDHRIAS; from the coding sequence ATGCAAGGTGGGAATGTGACGACGCCCTTCGGGCGGCGGTCGATGACGCTCGGCATGTTGGCAAGCCAATACATGTCGCGTGACATCGCGCCCGAGACATCGGCCGACAAGTGGAAGCTGTTCCGCGCGCTTTGCGAGGCAAAGCCGAGGCTCGGCATCAGCGAACGTGCTCTTTCGGTGATGAATGCTCTCTTGAGCTTCTACCCGGAAACGACCCTTTCTGAAGAGAACGGGCTCATCGTGTTTCCGTCGAACATGCAGCTATCGCTGCGTGCTCACGGCATGGCCGAAGCAACGTTGCGGCGTCACATCGCAGCCCTTGTCGACGCCGGCCTGCTTTCGCGTCGAGACAGCCCCAACGGCAAGCGCTACGCCCGCAAGGATGGGGCGGGTTCCATTGACGAGGCCTACGGGTTTTCGCTTGCTCCATTGTTGTCGCGGGCTCGAGAGATCGAGCAAATGGCCGCAGAGATCGAGATGGAACGGTTGCGGCTGCGTCGCCTTCGGGAACGCTTCACGATATGCCGCCGTGACATCGGCAAGCTGATTGAGGTCGCTCTCGACCAGGGTGTTCGGGGCGATTGGCAGGCAATCCATGAGCATTATCGGAGCCTGGTGGTCTCTATTCCGCGTGTCGCCACGGCAACCGCGATAGCACCGATCCTCGAAGAACTGGAGATGCTGAGGGAAGAAGTCTCCAACCTGCTGGAAATGCGCGTAAAATCTCAAAATTTGAGCGGCAATCCTGATCAGACTGAGCGGCACAAACAGAATTCAAACCCCGAATCTAGTTATGAACTTGAACCTAGCTCTCGAAACGAGCTGGGGGCGAAGCCGAGCAAGACGGCCGTACCGCCGAGCGAGCCGATGAAGGCGTTCCCGTTGGGGATGGTCATGCAGGCCTGCCCGACCATTGCCGACTATGGCCCAGGCGGCACGATCGGGAGTTGGCGCGACCTGATGCAAGCGGCCGTGGTGGTGAGGACCACACTGGCGGTCAGTCCCTCGGCCTATGAAGATGCCTGTGAAACTATGGGACCGGAAAATGCAGCCGTCGTGATGGCATGCATTCTCGAGCGGGCCGGGCATATCAACTCGGCCGGGGGATATCTGCGCGATCTGACAGCAAGAGCGCGGCGCGGTGAGTTTTCGCTGGGGCCTGTGCTGATGGCGCTTTTGCGGTCAAGGGGCGGCGATCATCGAATAGCCTCTTGA
- the repA gene encoding plasmid partitioning protein RepA has protein sequence MNANSPSLAPVQSMHFEDLILEQGDLISKKLHLLSMQQFPPNAKKLLRQFSLSEVAEFLGVSQSTLKKLHLEGKGPVPQTSSSGRRSYSAEQMQELRQHLDQHGRSEARNYVPHRRAGEKLQIIAVVNFKGGSGKTTTAAHLAQYMALTGHRVLAVDLDPQASLSSLHGFQPELDLTPSLYEAIRYDDQRRSISDIILPTNFPGLDIVPANLELQEFEYDTPLAMTNKSSNDGKTFFTRISRALAEVEDRYDVVIIDCPPQLGYLTITALTAATSVLVTIHPQMLDVMSMGQFLLMLGGILKPIREAGAAVNLEWYRYVITRYEPTDGPQAQMVGFMQTLFHQFVLKNQMLKSTAISDAGITKQTLYEVDKAQMTRSTYERAIESLNAVNAEIAELVHASWGRKVAG, from the coding sequence ATGAACGCTAATTCGCCATCCTTGGCTCCGGTGCAATCGATGCACTTCGAGGATCTGATCCTCGAACAGGGCGATCTGATTTCGAAGAAGCTGCACCTCTTGAGCATGCAGCAGTTCCCGCCGAATGCCAAGAAACTGCTGCGCCAGTTCTCCCTATCGGAAGTCGCTGAGTTCCTTGGCGTTTCGCAAAGCACGCTGAAGAAGCTCCATCTTGAGGGAAAAGGCCCTGTCCCGCAGACGTCGTCCTCGGGCAGGCGTTCCTACAGCGCTGAGCAAATGCAGGAATTGCGGCAGCATCTTGACCAGCATGGTCGCTCGGAAGCGCGTAATTACGTGCCGCACCGGCGCGCCGGCGAGAAGCTGCAAATTATTGCGGTCGTCAATTTCAAGGGTGGTTCAGGCAAGACCACGACGGCAGCACATCTGGCGCAATACATGGCGCTCACGGGCCATCGTGTCCTGGCTGTTGATCTCGATCCGCAGGCTTCGCTGTCCTCGCTTCATGGCTTCCAGCCTGAGCTCGATCTGACGCCATCTCTTTACGAAGCGATCCGCTATGACGATCAGCGGCGGTCGATCTCGGACATCATCTTGCCGACCAATTTTCCGGGTCTCGATATCGTACCGGCGAACCTCGAACTGCAGGAATTCGAATACGACACGCCGCTTGCGATGACGAACAAGAGTTCGAATGACGGCAAGACCTTTTTCACGCGCATCTCGCGCGCGCTTGCAGAGGTTGAAGATCGCTACGACGTGGTCATCATCGACTGCCCGCCGCAACTGGGTTACCTGACGATCACCGCACTTACTGCTGCGACAAGCGTGCTCGTCACCATCCATCCGCAGATGCTCGACGTCATGTCGATGGGGCAGTTCCTGCTGATGCTGGGCGGTATCCTGAAACCGATCCGCGAGGCAGGCGCTGCGGTCAATCTCGAGTGGTATCGTTACGTCATCACGCGCTATGAGCCGACGGATGGGCCACAGGCCCAAATGGTTGGTTTCATGCAAACCCTGTTCCACCAGTTCGTCCTGAAGAACCAGATGCTGAAATCGACAGCGATCTCGGATGCCGGGATCACCAAGCAGACGCTTTATGAGGTCGACAAAGCCCAAATGACGCGTTCGACCTATGAGCGTGCGATCGAATCGTTAAATGCAGTCAATGCAGAAATTGCGGAACTCGTGCATGCGTCCTGGGGGCGGAAAGTGGCCGGCTGA
- a CDS encoding KTSC domain-containing protein, which produces MPSNLIRKTGYDPQTRTLFVWLQTTANRYEYDNVPPETYEEFLQAFSKGRFFNRYIRDRYKYRVVPPGQ; this is translated from the coding sequence ATGCCGTCCAATTTGATCAGGAAAACGGGTTATGATCCGCAAACGCGCACACTTTTCGTCTGGTTGCAGACGACTGCGAATCGCTACGAATATGATAACGTGCCGCCCGAGACATACGAGGAGTTTCTCCAGGCGTTTTCCAAGGGGCGGTTCTTCAACCGCTACATCCGCGACCGATACAAATATCGTGTCGTACCGCCGGGCCAATGA
- the ligD gene encoding DNA ligase D → MGLETYRKKRDFKATREPKGRKARRQGHSFVIQKHDATRLHYDFRLELEGVLVSWAVTKGPSLIPGEKRLAVHVEDHPLDYGDFEGTIPKGEYGGGTVIVWDRGTWEPIGDAKRGLKKGHLDFALHGEKLGGRWHLVRMAGKPREKRENWLLIKGDDENARGKTESDILEERPESVVTGRQIEDVADEAPGWSSKTGRITKKKREKAAGPVHAVRNSPKASLSGLARMGGVKAAALPAFVEPSLATLVANAPAGKRWLHEIKFDGYRLQVRIDQDDVRFTTRGGLNWTKKFGETLPGAMKELPSSAALIDGELVVENGSGASDFSALQTDLSEGRSERFVFYAFDLMHLDGCDLCALPLIERKQLLAELLGGASDRVRFSNHFEEEGGLVLQHACRLSLEGIVSKLSDAPYRSGRNKNWVKSKCSSRQEFVIGGFVPSTTANKAIGSLVLGAYDDGKFCHVGRVGTGYTATVATDLYRRLEPTRTTASPFTERLSSEEARQVRYVRPDLVAEVEFRAWTADGHLRHASFRGLREDKPASAVTLEVSKSPSPKAKPSRRTVPLTHPDRLYWPDKGVTKEGLADYYADVWRFIAPHIVGRPLALVRCPNGITGQQFFQKHAWKGLSPKIVLVNDPKNPADEKSISIWDLDGLIGFVQAAVLEIHPWGSTVANWEKADRIIMDLDPGEDVPWGAVVEAAFETRDRLEKAGLVAFVKTSGGKGLHVVAPLKQKATWPDVKAFTKAIADGMASETPERFVSTITKSKRRGKILVDYLRNQRGATAVAPYSTRARSGAPVSVPLSWDELDTVVGPAYFTVENTPIRLSSLSVDPWEDFRAAAAGLPSKSNQFKAR, encoded by the coding sequence ATGGGCCTTGAGACGTACAGGAAGAAGCGAGATTTCAAAGCGACGCGTGAGCCCAAGGGGCGAAAAGCGCGCCGGCAAGGACACAGCTTTGTCATCCAGAAACATGACGCTACCCGCCTGCACTATGACTTCCGGCTGGAACTGGAGGGTGTTCTTGTAAGCTGGGCCGTCACGAAAGGACCGAGCCTCATTCCCGGTGAGAAGCGCCTCGCGGTGCATGTCGAGGATCACCCTCTCGATTATGGCGACTTCGAAGGCACCATTCCAAAGGGCGAATATGGCGGCGGTACCGTCATCGTGTGGGATCGCGGTACCTGGGAGCCCATCGGTGACGCAAAACGTGGCTTGAAAAAGGGACATCTCGACTTTGCGCTGCATGGCGAGAAGCTTGGTGGTCGGTGGCACCTCGTTCGTATGGCTGGGAAGCCGCGCGAGAAGCGAGAAAATTGGCTCCTTATCAAAGGGGACGATGAAAATGCGCGGGGGAAAACCGAATCGGATATTCTTGAGGAGCGCCCGGAGTCCGTCGTGACCGGTCGTCAGATCGAGGATGTTGCTGATGAAGCCCCGGGCTGGTCATCAAAGACGGGCAGGATCACAAAGAAGAAAAGGGAGAAAGCAGCCGGCCCCGTGCACGCGGTACGCAACTCGCCCAAGGCCTCATTGTCTGGTCTCGCCAGGATGGGCGGTGTGAAAGCGGCTGCCCTCCCCGCTTTTGTCGAGCCGTCTTTGGCGACGCTTGTAGCGAACGCGCCGGCGGGCAAACGCTGGCTGCACGAGATCAAGTTCGACGGATACCGGCTTCAGGTCAGGATTGATCAAGACGACGTCAGGTTCACGACCAGAGGGGGTCTCAATTGGACAAAAAAGTTTGGGGAGACGCTTCCGGGAGCCATGAAGGAACTCCCCTCCTCAGCTGCCCTCATCGATGGGGAATTGGTTGTCGAGAACGGTTCCGGCGCTTCCGATTTCTCGGCACTTCAAACCGACCTCAGCGAAGGCCGGAGCGAGAGGTTCGTCTTTTACGCCTTCGATCTCATGCATCTTGATGGTTGCGATCTGTGCGCCCTCCCCCTTATTGAACGTAAGCAACTTCTTGCAGAGCTTCTGGGCGGCGCTTCAGATCGCGTTCGGTTTAGCAACCACTTCGAAGAGGAAGGTGGTCTCGTCCTGCAGCACGCCTGTAGATTGAGCCTTGAGGGTATTGTCTCCAAACTAAGCGATGCGCCGTATAGATCCGGGCGCAACAAAAACTGGGTCAAATCGAAGTGTTCGTCCCGGCAGGAGTTTGTCATTGGCGGCTTCGTGCCGTCGACGACTGCAAACAAGGCAATCGGATCCCTGGTTCTCGGCGCCTATGACGACGGGAAGTTTTGCCACGTCGGTCGCGTCGGCACGGGCTACACTGCGACGGTCGCCACAGATCTCTATCGCCGACTCGAACCGACGCGCACCACCGCGAGCCCGTTTACCGAGCGCCTGAGCTCGGAGGAAGCGCGCCAGGTGCGATATGTGCGCCCGGATCTCGTCGCCGAGGTCGAGTTCAGAGCGTGGACAGCCGATGGTCATCTCCGCCATGCATCATTCCGCGGCCTTCGTGAAGACAAGCCCGCCAGTGCCGTCACATTGGAAGTCAGTAAGAGCCCCTCCCCCAAGGCGAAGCCGTCGCGCCGCACCGTGCCCCTCACCCACCCCGATCGGCTCTATTGGCCTGACAAGGGCGTGACGAAAGAAGGCCTTGCAGACTACTACGCCGATGTTTGGAGGTTTATCGCTCCTCATATCGTTGGACGGCCGCTTGCCTTGGTGCGGTGTCCGAACGGCATCACCGGTCAGCAGTTCTTTCAAAAACACGCCTGGAAGGGCCTCAGCCCCAAGATTGTGCTCGTCAATGATCCCAAGAATCCAGCCGATGAGAAATCGATCAGCATTTGGGATCTCGACGGGCTGATTGGCTTTGTCCAGGCAGCGGTTCTCGAAATCCATCCATGGGGCTCAACGGTCGCAAACTGGGAAAAGGCAGACAGAATCATCATGGACCTCGATCCGGGAGAGGACGTGCCATGGGGGGCGGTGGTTGAAGCGGCTTTTGAAACCCGCGATAGGCTTGAGAAGGCCGGCCTGGTTGCTTTCGTGAAGACGTCTGGGGGCAAAGGTCTGCACGTGGTTGCCCCTTTGAAGCAGAAAGCCACATGGCCGGACGTGAAGGCTTTTACCAAGGCAATCGCGGATGGCATGGCGTCTGAGACGCCTGAGCGGTTCGTCTCAACCATTACAAAGTCGAAACGGCGCGGGAAGATCCTCGTCGATTATCTGCGCAATCAGCGCGGCGCCACAGCCGTTGCCCCGTACTCGACACGTGCCCGGTCAGGCGCGCCTGTATCAGTGCCCTTGTCTTGGGATGAGTTGGATACCGTGGTCGGGCCAGCTTATTTCACGGTGGAAAATACTCCCATTCGGCTTTCAAGCCTGAGCGTCGATCCTTGGGAGGATTTTCGTGCGGCCGCGGCTGGGTTGCCGAGCAAGAGCAATCAATTCAAAGCCCGTTGA
- a CDS encoding Ku protein has translation MAPRAIWKGFLKVAEVSCPVALYTAASTSDRIAFHTINRATGHRVRREFVDAATGKAVEKDEQVKGYELGSGEYVVLEPDEIAAAVPESDKTLSVSSFVTCGEIDDLYFDKPYYLAPATKVANEAYALLREGMRKKQVAAIARAVLFRRVRTLLIRAYDDGLIATTLNFDYEVRSVNDAFAEIPDMKIKGEMLELAEHIIKTKKGEFDPSAFDDRYETALGELVKAKLEGKKIEPRKEPKREKVVDLMEALRQSAGMTPKTSKAAGTASKRTHGRTAKEATPRKKAS, from the coding sequence GTGGCACCGAGGGCAATTTGGAAAGGCTTCTTGAAGGTGGCGGAGGTCAGCTGCCCGGTTGCACTCTACACAGCGGCTTCGACATCCGATCGAATTGCGTTTCACACGATCAACCGGGCGACAGGTCACAGAGTACGTCGGGAATTCGTAGACGCCGCCACCGGCAAGGCGGTCGAAAAGGACGAGCAGGTGAAGGGCTACGAACTCGGGTCTGGCGAATACGTCGTGCTTGAACCGGATGAGATCGCCGCGGCGGTTCCTGAGAGTGACAAGACCCTCTCCGTTTCAAGCTTCGTTACCTGCGGTGAGATCGATGACCTGTATTTCGACAAACCCTACTATCTTGCGCCCGCCACGAAAGTTGCAAATGAAGCCTATGCCCTCCTTCGCGAAGGGATGCGGAAAAAACAGGTGGCGGCTATAGCCAGGGCCGTACTGTTCCGTCGTGTCCGCACTCTATTGATCCGCGCCTATGACGATGGGCTGATCGCAACGACGCTCAACTTTGACTACGAGGTCCGATCGGTCAACGACGCCTTTGCCGAAATTCCCGACATGAAGATCAAAGGCGAGATGCTGGAGCTCGCGGAGCACATTATCAAGACCAAGAAGGGCGAGTTCGATCCGAGCGCGTTTGACGATCGGTATGAAACGGCCCTTGGTGAGCTGGTGAAGGCCAAGCTCGAGGGCAAGAAGATTGAACCGCGTAAGGAGCCGAAACGCGAAAAAGTCGTCGATCTGATGGAGGCCTTGCGCCAGAGCGCGGGCATGACGCCAAAGACGTCAAAGGCGGCCGGCACGGCTTCGAAGAGGACGCACGGCCGGACTGCCAAGGAGGCGACGCCACGAAAGAAGGCGAGCTAG
- the repB gene encoding plasmid partitioning protein RepB translates to MARKNLLAGLVDAAEIQQADVAPVYPMRGASKSMVRSLDELSKQADKFLEGEVVVELDPSTIDGSFVADRLTDNREQFEELKAAIGERGQDTPILVRPHPTVSGRYQIVFGHRRARVARELGRKVKAVVKAIDDRAHVIAQGQENSARANLSFIERASFASRLEGLGYDRGVIASALAADKTAVSKMMSVTERVPLAVIEQIGAAPATGRDRWLELSFLVGKATNADKVNDIVTDPGFGSLESDERFNALFKALNTSGQPVKKVSLKSKESWQTSDKAVSAQYSNSGKAFELSMKSKNAGRFGQYLAENLDRLYAEFLAANDVKEN, encoded by the coding sequence ATGGCGAGAAAAAATCTACTGGCGGGACTGGTAGACGCAGCGGAAATCCAGCAAGCGGATGTCGCGCCGGTCTATCCGATGCGCGGAGCATCGAAGAGCATGGTGCGTTCGCTCGACGAACTCTCCAAGCAAGCCGACAAGTTCCTTGAGGGTGAAGTCGTCGTCGAGCTTGACCCTTCGACGATTGATGGATCCTTCGTCGCTGATCGTTTGACCGACAACCGCGAGCAATTTGAGGAATTGAAAGCGGCCATCGGCGAACGCGGCCAGGATACACCGATCCTGGTTCGGCCTCACCCGACCGTGTCCGGCCGCTATCAGATCGTTTTCGGCCATCGCCGTGCGCGTGTGGCGCGCGAACTTGGCCGCAAGGTCAAGGCAGTCGTCAAGGCAATCGATGACCGAGCGCACGTCATCGCGCAGGGCCAGGAAAACTCCGCCCGTGCCAACCTCTCGTTCATCGAGCGTGCGAGCTTTGCCTCGCGCCTGGAGGGGCTGGGCTACGACCGCGGCGTGATCGCTTCGGCGCTCGCAGCGGACAAGACCGCTGTCTCCAAGATGATGAGCGTGACGGAGCGCGTGCCGCTTGCCGTCATCGAGCAGATCGGTGCGGCACCCGCGACGGGACGCGATCGCTGGCTCGAACTGTCCTTTCTGGTCGGCAAAGCCACAAATGCAGACAAGGTGAACGACATCGTCACCGACCCGGGCTTCGGCTCACTTGAAAGCGACGAGCGGTTCAACGCGCTCTTCAAGGCGCTGAATACGTCTGGGCAACCGGTCAAGAAGGTATCACTGAAATCCAAGGAAAGCTGGCAGACGAGCGACAAGGCCGTCTCAGCTCAATATTCGAACTCCGGCAAGGCATTCGAACTATCGATGAAATCGAAGAATGCTGGCCGGTTCGGGCAATATCTCGCTGAAAACCTCGATCGGCTCTATGCCGAATTCCTGGCAGCGAATGACGTGAAGGAAAACTGA